The sequence below is a genomic window from Methanobrevibacter sp. V74.
AAAATGATTGCCATAGGCAAAAGTGAAGCGAAAATTAAGGATATCACTTCCAAAACTATGAATTTGGATAAATCAAATCCGCTACTTGTAAAAGACAAAGTTAGAGAAATTATTAAAAACAATGGTATGCAAATAATTGGAGGATTTGTAAGTGTTGAAATCATTTAGCTATTTTCAATTTATTCATATAGTTATTTATACTTCTTTTAAATTAATAAGTATTATGATGATGTATCCGCCATCTCTGTTGTTGTAAGTGATGGAGATAACACATTACTATTTTGAAGTTGATAAAATAGCTGATGCATTTAAAGCTGGTTTGAAATTTAGAAAATAATTTAAATGAATAATTAAATATAATAATACTGACTATACTTTTTTGGGGGAAAAATATGAAAATGGAAATAGAATTAACAGATGAGCAAGCAGAGAAAGTGGAAATCTTAAAAGAAAATGGTATTGAAGTTGGAGAGGCTATAGAGATTCTCTTTGATATGAAAGATGCTGTTATTGAACATGGCAATGATTTTTTTGACCATAGAATCAATAAGGCACATCAAGAAAAAGCAGAACTTGAAGAAAAATTGGCTCAAGTTGAAGATGAAATAGAGTTATACAATAAATTAAAAGGCAGCGCTCTTAATCCAATTCAAAAACAAAAGATTATTGTAAAAGAATATGGCAATGTTGAAAAATCTTATGATGAGACTGTTCAGGATCAAAAACACAAGTTTAAATGGTCAAATGACATTTTCAAATTCTAATTCTTTTTTTTTAAATTTTTTAATTGTTGCAAATACAATGGTTGTTAATGCAACAGTTTATATATTATAAGAATATAATAGTAACATATGAAATCTTTAGTAGTTTATTATTCAAGAACAAAAACAACAGAAATTCTGGCGGAAGTCATAGCCGGCAGAGTAAATGCGGATGTGGAAGAAATCATTCCAAAAGTAAAATATCAGGGAAAAATTGGTTATGCGAGAGGTGGAAAGGATGCAATGAGAGAAAAAATCATTGACCTTGAATCATTAAAATTTGACCCATCTGAGTATGATGTAGTATACGTTGGAGGACCAGTTTGGGCAAGTAGGATAGCTAATCCGGTGATTTCATATTTAAAGCAAAATGAAGGAAAATTCAACAATGTAAAGTTCTTTGCAACCGCAAAAACTAGTGGATTTGATTCCGCTTTTATTCAGATGGAAAAATTTTCAATTAAACCATTAAACACACTTGGACTGAAAACCAAAGAAGTTAGAAAAAGTGAATATGATATAGATTCATTTATAAACTGATAATATGTCACTTGAAGAATTTAAGATAATAGATCCATCTAATCTTCCTGTTGGTAAGTTAATTGCCATTATTGAAAAAAATCAAGTTTTATATTTAAATCGTCAACTTGAAAGATTTAATATTAATTCCTCACAGCTTCATTTTTTATTTGAAATATCTCATCAAAAAGAAATAAATCAGGATAAAATTGCTTCTAGATGCACTATTGATAAGGGTACAGTTGCTAGATCAGTCAAAAAATTAGAAGATAATGACTTGGTTAAAAGAGAGGTAGATGAGAAAAATAGACGTCAAAAAAAGGTTTCATTAACAAATAAAGGTGAGGAAACATTAAATCAGGCGATTAAATTACTTAATGAATTGGAAAAAACTGTATATGATAATAGCTATATAGAAACTGAAGATTTTAAAAAAGCTTTAAAAGAAATAGCCATTAAAGCTATAGAATTAAATGATAAAGGGGAATAAAATGGCTGGAGAAAAAAATAAAAATATTGAAATGATAACAGGGGATCCTAAAAAGGCTATTGTTAAGTTAGCATTGCCAATGATGGTTTCCATGTTTTTAATTATGCTTTATAATATTGCAGACAGTATATGGGTAGCTGGTCTTGGAGCAGATGCTTTAGCTGCAATAGGATTTATTACACCATTATTCATGGTATTGGTAGGGCTTGGAAACGGTATTGGTGCAGGTGCAAACTCATTGATTGCAAGATACATTGGATCAAAAAACTATAGGCAGGCAAATAATGCAGCATTGCATGGTATTCTTCTGGCGGTTATCATATCTGTGATATTTACAGTTTTAATTGAAGGGTTAATGGTTCCTATTTTACAATTTATGGGTGCTGGAGATACAATACAATATGCATTAGACTATAGTTACATTATTTTCGGATTTTTATTTGTCTTTGTATATTCTGGAGTTGCATCAGCCATATTTAGATCAGAAGGAGATATGCGCCGTGCAACCATAGCAATTGCAGTAACAGCTATTTTAAATATTATTTTGGATCCAGTATTTATTTACATTTTGAACTTAGGAATCTCCGGAGCCGCTTGGGCAACAGTAATATCAGCAGCAATGTCATGTGTTGTAATGAGTTATTGGATATGGGGTAAAAAGGATTTATATCTTGATTTGTCACTTAAGAACTTTGATTATCAAGGAAAAATGATGGTTGATACATTGCAGGTAGCTATACCTTCAACATTGGAAAATATTGTATTTTCTGCTTTAGCCATTATTATAAACAGCATGCTTGTTATGGCTTCTGGAACTACAGCAGTTGCAGTATATACTGCATCAATGAGGATTGTACAATTGGCTATGATTCCATTGATAGGTCTTGGAACAGCGGTTCTAACAGTTGCAGGTATTGCATATGGTGCACATAATCATGTGAATTTAAAAACAGCCCATTCTTATTCAATTAAATTGGGTTTTGCTATTTCAATTGTATTGGGTGCTGCAATGTTCATATTCTCGTCACAACTTGCGGCCATGTTTTCATATACTCAGGCAAGTGCATCGCTTTCACCACAAATTGCAGTAGCAATATCTGTTTTAAGTTTATTTGTTCTTGCAATTCCGCATGGAATAATGTCATCTATGATGTTTCAGGGGGTTGGAAAAGGAGGTTATTCACTATTGATTACCCTTCTTAGATCATTGATTCTTGAAAGTGTATTTGCATATATATTCTGCTTTATATTTGGATGGGGTTTGCAAGGAATTTATGTAGGAGTGGTATTTGGTTGTTTTGTTGGAGGAACAGTTGGATACGTTTGGGCCAAATTCTTTATTAAGAAATTCACTCAAATTTCAATTAAAAAATATATGCCTCAAAAAAGCTAGTTTAAATAACTAGTTTTTTATACTTTTTTTAACAATAATTAATTATGGAATTCATAGTTAGTAATAAAAAATACTCTATAATAAACCATGAATTATATATAAACTATTTAATGGTTGATGCTTATTTTAAAGACAATTCTAAATATGACTATAATATCCATTTTGATTTCCTTGATTCTGTTTTAGAAAAAGATGAAATAAAATTTGAAGACATACTTGAAGGCACTAAGGATTTAGAAGAGTTAATTGAAAAAAATGAGATTAATTTTATACCTTCAGGCCTTAGAATTGAAGAGCATTTAAATAATAGCTTTAAAATCACTTATCAAAATTTGGAATTTAAAAATGTCAAGGTTGGTGAGGCTATACCATTATTAATAGCATTAACAAGCCTTTTAAATCACAAACCAATTGTAACATTATATCAAATAGATGAAGAATTGCACTATTTTTTGGAAAGCTTCAATAAGTATTAAATTCTTTAGGGATTACATGATCTTAAGTGGCAG
It includes:
- a CDS encoding flavodoxin, which codes for MKSLVVYYSRTKTTEILAEVIAGRVNADVEEIIPKVKYQGKIGYARGGKDAMREKIIDLESLKFDPSEYDVVYVGGPVWASRIANPVISYLKQNEGKFNNVKFFATAKTSGFDSAFIQMEKFSIKPLNTLGLKTKEVRKSEYDIDSFIN
- a CDS encoding MarR family transcriptional regulator; amino-acid sequence: MSLEEFKIIDPSNLPVGKLIAIIEKNQVLYLNRQLERFNINSSQLHFLFEISHQKEINQDKIASRCTIDKGTVARSVKKLEDNDLVKREVDEKNRRQKKVSLTNKGEETLNQAIKLLNELEKTVYDNSYIETEDFKKALKEIAIKAIELNDKGE
- a CDS encoding MATE family efflux transporter, which translates into the protein MAGEKNKNIEMITGDPKKAIVKLALPMMVSMFLIMLYNIADSIWVAGLGADALAAIGFITPLFMVLVGLGNGIGAGANSLIARYIGSKNYRQANNAALHGILLAVIISVIFTVLIEGLMVPILQFMGAGDTIQYALDYSYIIFGFLFVFVYSGVASAIFRSEGDMRRATIAIAVTAILNIILDPVFIYILNLGISGAAWATVISAAMSCVVMSYWIWGKKDLYLDLSLKNFDYQGKMMVDTLQVAIPSTLENIVFSALAIIINSMLVMASGTTAVAVYTASMRIVQLAMIPLIGLGTAVLTVAGIAYGAHNHVNLKTAHSYSIKLGFAISIVLGAAMFIFSSQLAAMFSYTQASASLSPQIAVAISVLSLFVLAIPHGIMSSMMFQGVGKGGYSLLITLLRSLILESVFAYIFCFIFGWGLQGIYVGVVFGCFVGGTVGYVWAKFFIKKFTQISIKKYMPQKS